The following are encoded in a window of Chloroflexota bacterium genomic DNA:
- a CDS encoding bifunctional folylpolyglutamate synthase/dihydrofolate synthase has product MDPYQDALDYIYGPTRYRRYGCSAARYDLSRMHRLLERLGDPHKRFRCVHIAGTKGKGSTAALTESVLRSAGYRTGLFTSPHLHTFRERIRLDGHLIPKEDLIDLLDRCKPILETEPERTTFETITTLAFAYFAERRVDWAVLEVGLGGRLDATNVVHPAACAITSLSLDHTNLLGHTLSLIAWEKAGIIKPGVPVISAPQAKEAMKVIEDVCRTAGAELKTVGPEPSGPGDPTYTWRWTSRNRPDLSGQSLTVYGPNGVVFEDLPVPFLGHHQLDNACVAVAILCELRDQGANVPEAALYEGMRQARWPGRLEVLAREPWIVVDSAHNVDSAQKLRVALQEWFRYQRLGLLFGASRDKDIRGMLEVFLPIADHNVVSASLHPRAADPLDLAALARSIRPGVDLTVTYRMEDALDEMLAWARPDDLILVTGSIFVVAAARAVLAERNLTRLPPDDWVYEADPPPQPVHRQARDR; this is encoded by the coding sequence ATGGACCCCTATCAGGATGCGCTTGATTACATCTACGGACCGACGCGATACCGACGTTATGGATGCAGCGCCGCACGGTATGACCTCTCCCGGATGCATCGATTGCTAGAGCGATTGGGAGACCCCCACAAGCGCTTTCGATGTGTGCATATCGCGGGAACCAAGGGCAAGGGCTCTACAGCCGCCCTGACGGAATCCGTACTCCGCAGCGCAGGCTACCGTACCGGCCTCTTCACGTCTCCCCATCTACATACCTTTCGAGAACGCATACGCCTGGACGGCCATCTGATCCCCAAGGAGGATCTGATTGACCTCCTGGACCGGTGTAAACCCATTCTGGAGACCGAGCCGGAGCGTACCACGTTCGAGACGATCACCACGCTGGCGTTCGCGTATTTCGCGGAACGACGGGTGGATTGGGCCGTGCTAGAGGTGGGGCTGGGTGGACGTCTGGATGCCACCAACGTGGTCCATCCGGCCGCCTGCGCCATCACCTCCCTGAGCCTGGATCACACGAACCTGCTCGGGCACACGCTGTCCCTGATCGCCTGGGAGAAGGCGGGGATCATCAAGCCGGGCGTGCCGGTCATCTCGGCCCCCCAAGCCAAGGAGGCCATGAAGGTCATCGAGGATGTCTGCCGCACGGCCGGCGCCGAGCTGAAGACGGTAGGCCCCGAGCCCTCCGGACCGGGCGACCCCACCTACACGTGGCGATGGACCAGCCGGAACAGGCCAGACCTATCCGGGCAGAGCCTTACCGTGTACGGCCCCAACGGGGTTGTGTTCGAGGATCTGCCGGTCCCCTTCCTGGGACATCACCAGCTGGACAACGCCTGCGTGGCGGTGGCGATCCTGTGTGAGCTGCGCGATCAGGGCGCAAATGTGCCTGAAGCCGCCCTGTACGAGGGCATGCGACAGGCGCGCTGGCCGGGCAGGCTCGAGGTCCTGGCGCGAGAACCCTGGATCGTCGTGGATAGCGCGCATAACGTGGACTCGGCACAGAAGCTCCGCGTCGCGCTCCAGGAATGGTTCCGCTACCAACGGCTGGGGCTGCTGTTCGGCGCCTCTCGCGACAAGGATATCCGAGGGATGCTGGAGGTGTTCCTGCCCATCGCGGACCACAACGTGGTCTCCGCCTCCCTGCACCCCAGAGCCGCCGATCCGCTCGATCTCGCCGCGCTGGCTCGCAGCATTCGCCCCGGCGTGGATCTCACCGTGACATATCGAATGGAAGACGCCCTGGACGAGATGCTCGCCTGGGCCCGACCGGATGATCTGATCCTCGTGACCGGCTCTATCTTCGTGGTGGCGGCGGCACGCGCCGTCCTGGCCGAGCGCAACCTGACTCGCCTGCCGCCCGATGACTGGGTATATGAGGCGGATCCGCCCCCTCAACCGGTACACCGGCAGGCGCGGGACCGCTAA